The Jiangella sp. DSM 45060 genome contains the following window.
CCTGCGCCGCCTGGAGGCGACCGGTGGCCGGCCGGTCGCGGAGGGCGGCGCGGAGATCCGGGCGGCGCTGCGCGGCGACCTGCACATGCATTCGGACTGGTCGGACGGCGGCAGCCCGATCCCGGAGATGGTCGCGGCCGCCGCCGACCTGGGCCACGAGTACGTCGCGCTCACCGACCACTCGCCGCGGCTGACCGTCGCGAACGGGCTGTCGGCGCAACGGCTGCGCCAGCAACTCGACGTCGTGGCGGAGCTGAACGACAAGAGTGAGGGAATCCGTGTCCTCACCGGCATCGAGGTCGACATCAACGAGGACGGCTCACTGGACCAGACCGACGAGCTGCTCGGGCGGCTCGACGTCGTCGTGGCGAGCGTGCACTCGAAGCTGCGCATGGCGTCCGACGAGCTGACCGAGCGCATGGTGACGGCCATCGCCAACCCGCACACGGACGTCCTCGGGCACTGCACCGGCCGGCTCATCACGGGCGGGCGCGGCACCCGGCCGGAGTCGACGTTCGACGCGGAGATCGTGTTCGCCGCGTGCGCGCGGTTCGGCGTCGCCGTCGAGATCAACTCGCGGCCGGAGCGGCTGGACCCGCCGAAGCGGCTGCTCCGCCTCGCCGTCGAGGCCGGCTGCTCGTTCGCGCTCGACACCGACGCGCACGCGCCCGGC
Protein-coding sequences here:
- a CDS encoding PHP domain-containing protein, giving the protein MRRIAFLLERAREPTYRVRAFRTAAATVDEVGIAELVERVEEGTLTELPGIGKVTATVISEALAGEVPVYLRRLEATGGRPVAEGGAEIRAALRGDLHMHSDWSDGGSPIPEMVAAAADLGHEYVALTDHSPRLTVANGLSAQRLRQQLDVVAELNDKSEGIRVLTGIEVDINEDGSLDQTDELLGRLDVVVASVHSKLRMASDELTERMVTAIANPHTDVLGHCTGRLITGGRGTRPESTFDAEIVFAACARFGVAVEINSRPERLDPPKRLLRLAVEAGCSFALDTDAHAPGQLDWQPYGCERAAACGVPIEKIVNTWPVDDLLAWTRRGG